From the Streptomyces nigrescens genome, one window contains:
- a CDS encoding GntR family transcriptional regulator yields the protein MDYDPTRPKWTQIADVIRARIADGTYPPRQLISEVRMEQEFGVARVTIRKVTAALREEGLIVTTPGMGSFVTERRPGA from the coding sequence ATGGACTACGACCCGACGCGGCCCAAGTGGACGCAGATTGCCGACGTGATCCGTGCGCGGATCGCGGACGGCACGTACCCTCCGCGCCAGCTCATTTCCGAGGTGCGGATGGAGCAGGAATTCGGCGTCGCGCGCGTGACCATCCGCAAGGTCACCGCCGCCCTCAGGGAAGAAGGGCTCATCGTCACCACACCCGGCATGGGCTCCTTCGTGACGGAGCGGCGACCGGGTGCCTGA